A window of Longispora fulva contains these coding sequences:
- a CDS encoding ROK family protein produces MSPRRPPITTQASTAVFTQVLTQGPVSRVDLARRTGLSSAAITKAARPFLDAGYLEELEAGERTAPGAGRPASPLVVRADREFFVGVKITTEDLIGVVGDLRTQIRASAHHQLAAGDVEHVVGALAELVDELLARSPEYRERTHVMGVAVSGDVDRATGTVRYSPFLGWRDVPLAELLAEATGLKVVLENDVKALTVAEQWFGEGVGLSSFALVTVGTGIGCGLVIGGNLVAGAHGVAGELGHLAVAAEPACHCGGTGCVEAIASTDAIVARARLVTGSPALSMEQAVTGARGGDPLLRGVFDRAGHAIGLGLTAVANLVGPERIVVSGEGLAAYDLFEPQIRETFARQAFGAAADCALIIRPLPFEEWARGAASVAVQSLFSGHAH; encoded by the coding sequence ATGAGCCCCAGACGCCCGCCGATCACCACCCAGGCATCCACCGCCGTGTTCACCCAGGTCCTCACCCAGGGCCCGGTGTCCCGGGTCGACCTCGCCCGGCGCACTGGGCTGTCCTCCGCCGCGATCACCAAGGCGGCCCGGCCATTCCTGGACGCCGGCTACCTGGAGGAACTCGAGGCCGGCGAGCGCACTGCGCCGGGGGCCGGCCGACCGGCCAGCCCCCTGGTCGTACGGGCCGACAGGGAGTTCTTCGTCGGCGTGAAGATCACCACCGAGGACCTGATCGGGGTCGTCGGGGACCTGCGGACCCAGATCCGCGCTTCCGCGCACCACCAGCTCGCCGCAGGCGACGTCGAACACGTCGTCGGAGCCCTGGCCGAGCTGGTCGACGAGCTGCTGGCCCGCTCGCCGGAGTACCGCGAACGCACCCACGTCATGGGCGTCGCGGTCTCCGGCGACGTGGACCGCGCGACCGGCACGGTGCGGTACTCGCCGTTCCTCGGCTGGCGCGACGTACCCCTCGCGGAGCTGCTCGCCGAGGCCACGGGCCTGAAAGTGGTGCTGGAAAACGACGTCAAGGCGCTGACCGTCGCCGAACAGTGGTTCGGCGAGGGCGTGGGACTGTCCTCGTTCGCACTGGTCACCGTCGGCACCGGTATCGGTTGCGGACTCGTGATCGGCGGGAACCTCGTCGCCGGCGCGCACGGCGTCGCCGGCGAACTCGGCCACCTGGCCGTCGCCGCGGAGCCGGCCTGCCACTGCGGCGGCACCGGGTGCGTGGAGGCGATCGCGAGCACCGACGCGATCGTCGCCCGCGCCCGCCTCGTCACCGGCTCGCCGGCCCTGAGCATGGAACAGGCGGTGACGGGCGCGCGCGGGGGCGACCCGCTACTGCGGGGAGTCTTCGACCGGGCCGGGCACGCGATCGGACTCGGCCTGACCGCCGTGGCCAACCTCGTGGGCCCGGAACGCATCGTGGTCTCCGGGGAGGGCCTGGCGGCCTACGACCTGTTCGAACCCCAGATTCGCGAGACGTTCGCCCGGCAGGCGTTCGGGGCCGCGGCCGACTGCGCGTTGATCATCCGGCCGCTGCCCTTCGAGGAATGGGCACGCGGTGCCGCCTCGGTGGCGGTGCAGAGCCTGTTCTCGGGCCACGCCCATTAA
- a CDS encoding ABC transporter substrate-binding protein, giving the protein MSTTFSRRRFLSTSLLFAGGAIVAGCGADPKKAPGTQVTLNQWYHAYGEKGTQEAVKRYAAEYTKNNPDVAINVTWVAGEYETKLNSALLTAGAPDVFEIGDFRHQMVKNGNLAPLDDVIGSAKGQYSKAALDLVTVDGKIYGIKMIDDIMMLYYRKSVLAAAGITPPQTFADLLAAARKLTTPKQKGLFVGNDGIGDVPYLLLWSAGGDLLSGGRVAFDSPAAREALGGLRQLHDAGVLLEGFSTDWYDPGAIVQNAAAMHWCGLWALPAVSKELGDDFGVVPWPAFNASGAPAARLGGWYELVNAKSQHVDEAKKYVQWLWVQQEELQKDWCVKYGFHVPPKSGVAARTTELSQGPARAAVEISQKYGHSFPSLWNTATGTAFGEAASKIAKQKADPAAALADAAARCQAEIDKQLG; this is encoded by the coding sequence GTGAGTACCACCTTTTCCCGCCGCCGTTTTCTCAGCACATCGCTCCTGTTCGCAGGAGGCGCGATCGTGGCCGGATGCGGTGCGGACCCCAAGAAGGCTCCCGGCACCCAGGTCACGCTGAACCAGTGGTACCACGCGTACGGGGAGAAAGGCACCCAGGAGGCGGTCAAGCGCTACGCCGCCGAATACACGAAGAACAACCCGGACGTGGCCATCAACGTCACCTGGGTCGCCGGCGAGTACGAGACCAAGCTCAACTCCGCGCTGCTCACCGCCGGCGCGCCCGACGTCTTCGAGATCGGCGACTTCCGCCACCAGATGGTCAAGAACGGCAACCTCGCGCCACTCGACGACGTGATCGGATCCGCCAAGGGCCAGTACAGCAAGGCCGCGCTGGACCTGGTCACGGTCGACGGCAAGATCTACGGCATCAAGATGATCGACGACATCATGATGCTGTACTACCGCAAGTCGGTCCTCGCCGCCGCGGGCATCACCCCGCCGCAGACGTTCGCCGACCTGCTCGCAGCGGCCAGGAAGCTGACCACGCCCAAGCAGAAGGGCCTGTTCGTCGGCAACGACGGCATCGGCGACGTGCCGTACCTGCTGCTGTGGTCGGCCGGTGGCGACCTCCTCAGCGGCGGCAGGGTCGCGTTCGACTCCCCGGCCGCCCGCGAGGCGCTCGGCGGGCTGCGCCAACTGCACGACGCCGGAGTCCTCCTGGAGGGCTTCAGCACCGACTGGTACGACCCGGGCGCGATCGTGCAGAACGCCGCTGCGATGCACTGGTGTGGACTGTGGGCGCTGCCGGCCGTCAGCAAGGAACTCGGCGACGACTTCGGCGTGGTGCCGTGGCCGGCGTTCAACGCCTCCGGGGCCCCCGCCGCGCGACTCGGCGGCTGGTACGAACTGGTCAACGCCAAGAGCCAGCACGTCGACGAGGCCAAGAAGTACGTCCAGTGGCTGTGGGTCCAGCAGGAGGAACTGCAGAAGGACTGGTGCGTCAAGTACGGGTTCCACGTCCCGCCCAAGTCCGGCGTCGCCGCGAGGACCACCGAACTCAGCCAGGGCCCGGCCCGGGCGGCCGTGGAGATCTCCCAGAAGTACGGCCACTCCTTCCCCTCGCTGTGGAACACCGCGACCGGCACGGCGTTCGGCGAGGCTGCCTCGAAGATCGCCAAGCAGAAGGCCGACCCCGCCGCGGCTCTGGCCGACGCCGCCGCCCGGTGCCAGGCCGAGATCGACAAGCAGCTCGGCTGA
- a CDS encoding carbohydrate ABC transporter permease: protein MKTATRPLQAPTEAITRPRRRTDRSAILAFVALTAPMVLGLGLFKYVAIGWSFLLSLSEARGTITIGSWVGLDNYEFLLRDPGFRSSLVTIVLFAVFIVPVTFAGALGLAILLHRIRRGRALFRTTFLIPAAVSYVAAALVWKMSLFNGLPSGIANTVLLLFGQDAVPWVATQDPPLYWVVLVTLRLWLQVGFYMVLFLAGLQAIPPHLYEAASLDGAAGWAMFRHITLPMLRNTSVAVLMLLLINALQAFDEFYNIFSSGLGASATAPVRPPLVYLYGVALGDQNYGVGSAGAFLLTLIIVAITLVQGRVVGFGRKD, encoded by the coding sequence ATGAAGACCGCTACCCGTCCCCTCCAAGCCCCGACCGAGGCCATCACCCGGCCCCGGCGGCGCACCGACAGATCCGCGATCCTGGCCTTCGTGGCCCTGACCGCGCCCATGGTCCTCGGGCTCGGGTTGTTCAAGTACGTGGCGATCGGCTGGAGCTTCCTGCTCAGCCTGAGCGAGGCGCGCGGAACCATCACCATCGGATCGTGGGTCGGACTCGACAACTACGAGTTCCTGCTCCGCGATCCCGGGTTCCGCTCCTCGCTGGTCACCATCGTGCTGTTCGCCGTGTTCATCGTGCCGGTCACCTTCGCCGGCGCCCTGGGCCTCGCCATACTCCTGCACCGGATACGGCGCGGCCGTGCCCTTTTCCGGACCACCTTCCTGATCCCCGCGGCGGTGTCCTACGTGGCCGCGGCGCTCGTATGGAAGATGAGCCTGTTCAACGGCCTGCCCTCGGGGATCGCCAACACGGTCCTCCTGCTGTTCGGCCAGGACGCCGTCCCGTGGGTGGCGACCCAGGACCCGCCGCTGTACTGGGTGGTCCTGGTGACCCTGCGCCTGTGGCTGCAGGTCGGCTTCTACATGGTGCTGTTCCTCGCCGGACTGCAGGCGATCCCGCCGCACCTGTACGAGGCCGCGTCGCTGGACGGGGCCGCCGGTTGGGCGATGTTCCGGCACATCACCCTGCCCATGCTGCGCAACACGTCCGTGGCGGTGCTCATGCTGCTGCTGATCAACGCGCTGCAGGCGTTCGACGAGTTCTACAACATCTTCAGCAGCGGCCTGGGGGCCAGCGCCACCGCCCCCGTCCGCCCCCCTCTGGTCTACCTGTACGGCGTCGCGCTCGGCGACCAGAACTACGGCGTCGGATCCGCGGGGGCGTTCCTGCTCACCCTGATCATCGTCGCCATCACCCTGGTCCAGGGCCGCGTGGTCGGCTTCGGGCGAAAGGACTGA
- a CDS encoding carbohydrate ABC transporter permease translates to MIRVLVRYLGLGLLSTLFLLPFYIMLRNSLMTTRQVTSTDWQWLPVPFTLDNFTELFTDTSVPMGGALANSLLIATVTAPVSTMLAAMAGYALARIQVPGRGVVTAFIVATLMIPGSVTFVPTFVVIDALGGVNTRWGIIAPGLFNAFAVLLFRSFYLRFPSEIEEAGRLDGLGHVGVFRRLALPNSTTMIAAMGALSFIDSWNAFLWPLVIGQDPSTWTVQIALSTFLTAQTVNLPGLFAGAVVSILPLVVMFLVAQRYIVQGITMSGLKD, encoded by the coding sequence ATGATCCGCGTCCTCGTCCGCTACCTCGGCCTCGGCCTGCTCAGCACCCTGTTCCTGCTGCCGTTCTACATCATGCTGCGTAACTCGCTCATGACCACCCGGCAGGTCACCTCGACGGACTGGCAGTGGCTGCCCGTCCCGTTCACCCTCGACAACTTCACCGAACTGTTCACCGACACATCCGTCCCCATGGGCGGCGCACTGGCCAACTCGCTGCTGATCGCCACCGTCACCGCCCCCGTCTCCACCATGCTGGCGGCCATGGCCGGCTACGCGCTGGCCCGCATCCAGGTCCCCGGCAGGGGAGTGGTCACGGCCTTCATCGTCGCCACCCTGATGATCCCCGGATCGGTCACCTTCGTGCCCACCTTCGTGGTCATCGACGCGCTCGGCGGAGTGAACACCCGGTGGGGGATCATCGCCCCGGGCCTGTTCAACGCCTTCGCCGTCCTGCTGTTCCGCAGCTTCTACCTGCGGTTCCCCTCCGAGATCGAAGAGGCCGGCCGGCTCGACGGGCTGGGCCACGTGGGCGTCTTCCGGCGCCTGGCCCTGCCCAACTCCACGACCATGATCGCCGCCATGGGGGCGCTGTCGTTCATCGACAGCTGGAACGCCTTCCTGTGGCCCCTGGTCATCGGCCAGGACCCCTCCACGTGGACCGTGCAGATCGCCCTGTCGACGTTCCTCACCGCGCAGACCGTCAACCTGCCCGGACTGTTCGCCGGCGCGGTCGTCTCCATCCTGCCCCTGGTGGTCATGTTCCTCGTCGCCCAGCGCTACATCGTGCAGGGCATCACCATGAGCGGCCTGAAGGACTGA